In the Pseudomonas sp. DTU_2021_1001937_2_SI_NGA_ILE_001 genome, one interval contains:
- the mdcA gene encoding malonate decarboxylase subunit alpha has product MTTINNPDARWSRRRSEKQRRLDQVRPLADGVVIPTENIVAALQALLVPGDRVVLEGNNQKQADFLSRSLVKVDPGKVHDLHMIMPSVGRSEHLDLFERGIARKLDFSFAGTQSLRISQLLEDGLLEIGAIHTYIELYSRLVVDLIPNVVLSAGFMADRAGNIYTGPSTEDSPALIEPAAFSDGIVIVQVNQLVDDVSDLPRVDIPASWVDFVVVADKPFYIEPLFTRDPRHIKPVHVLMAMMAIRGIYEKHDVQSLNHGIGFNTAAIELILPTYGESLGLKGKICRNWTLNPHPTLIPAIESGWVQSVHCFGTELGMENYVAARPDVFFTGRDGSLRSNRQLCQLAGQYAVDLFIGATLQVDGDGHSSTVTRGRLAGFGGAPNMGHDPRGRRHGTPAWLDMRTATGDGPAAYLERGKKLVVQMVETFQEGGKPTFVDTLDAVEVAKKSGMPLAPIMIYGDDVTHLLTEEGIAYLYRARSLEERRAMIAAVAGVTAIGLRHDPKETARLRREGLIALPEDLGIRRTDASRELLAAKSIADLVEWSGGLYNPPAKFRSW; this is encoded by the coding sequence ATGACAACGATAAATAACCCCGACGCGCGCTGGTCGCGGCGTCGCAGCGAGAAACAGCGACGCCTGGACCAGGTCCGGCCCTTGGCCGATGGTGTGGTGATTCCCACCGAGAACATCGTCGCTGCGTTGCAGGCGCTGCTGGTGCCCGGCGATCGGGTGGTGCTGGAGGGCAACAACCAGAAGCAGGCCGACTTCCTCTCCCGTTCGCTGGTCAAGGTCGACCCCGGCAAGGTCCACGACCTGCACATGATCATGCCCAGCGTCGGCCGTTCCGAGCACCTGGATCTCTTCGAGCGCGGTATCGCCCGCAAGCTGGACTTCTCCTTCGCCGGTACCCAGAGCCTGCGCATCAGCCAGTTGCTGGAAGACGGGCTGCTGGAAATCGGCGCCATCCACACCTACATCGAACTCTACTCGCGCCTGGTGGTGGACCTGATCCCCAACGTGGTGCTTTCGGCCGGCTTCATGGCCGACCGCGCCGGCAACATCTACACCGGCCCCAGCACCGAAGACAGCCCGGCACTGATCGAGCCGGCGGCGTTCAGCGACGGCATCGTCATCGTCCAGGTCAACCAGCTGGTGGATGACGTCAGCGACCTGCCGCGTGTCGACATCCCGGCCTCCTGGGTCGACTTCGTGGTGGTCGCCGACAAGCCGTTCTACATCGAGCCGCTGTTCACCCGCGATCCGCGGCACATCAAGCCGGTGCATGTGCTGATGGCGATGATGGCGATTCGTGGCATCTACGAGAAACACGACGTCCAGTCGCTCAACCACGGTATCGGCTTCAACACCGCGGCCATCGAGCTGATTTTGCCCACCTACGGCGAGTCCCTGGGGCTGAAAGGCAAGATCTGCCGCAACTGGACCCTCAACCCGCACCCCACCCTCATTCCCGCCATCGAGAGCGGCTGGGTGCAGAGCGTGCACTGCTTCGGCACCGAACTGGGCATGGAGAACTACGTGGCGGCGCGCCCCGACGTGTTCTTCACCGGCCGCGACGGCTCGCTGCGTTCCAACCGCCAGCTCTGCCAGCTGGCCGGGCAGTACGCCGTGGACCTGTTCATCGGCGCCACCCTGCAGGTCGATGGCGATGGCCATTCCTCCACCGTCACCCGGGGCCGCCTGGCCGGCTTCGGCGGCGCGCCGAACATGGGCCATGACCCGCGTGGCCGCCGTCACGGCACCCCGGCCTGGCTGGACATGCGCACCGCCACCGGCGACGGCCCGGCGGCCTACCTGGAGCGCGGCAAGAAACTGGTGGTGCAGATGGTCGAGACCTTCCAGGAGGGCGGCAAACCGACCTTCGTCGACACCCTGGACGCCGTGGAAGTGGCGAAGAAGAGCGGCATGCCGCTGGCGCCGATCATGATCTACGGCGACGACGTCACCCACCTGCTCACCGAAGAAGGCATCGCCTACCTGTACCGCGCGCGCAGCCTGGAAGAGCGCCGCGCGATGATCGCTGCGGTGGCCGGGGTCACCGCCATTGGCCTGCGCCACGACCCGAAAGAGACCGCACGGTTGCGTCGTGAAGGGCTGATCGCACTGCCCGAAGACCTTGGCATTCGCCGCACCGACGCCAGCCGCGAGCTGCTGGCGGCCAAGAGCATCGCCGACCTGGTCGAATGGTCCGGCGGCCTGTACAACCCGCCTGCCAAATTCAGGAGCTGGTGA
- a CDS encoding sulfotransferase family protein, giving the protein MDSLKGWLPIRIWQQDGQWWVDWCWFGQQPLEQPFFRDAVEQALRLPFNQALRRQTPLQVLCEWPVADIQPVAFIHHASRCGSTLVCQMLACLDAFIVISEAPPVDTLLRANMAPVLRQAALRGLLAAYGQARRGTERALVIKHDAWNIGELPLMREVFPQVPWLFIYRDPLEIAVSHRRAPGMHMVPGMIGASCLDDPAHDPACREDFIAGRVGRTLALGLEQCRKAGGWALDYRDVLEAMHGPLGDLLGLTAQERETARAASRQHAKQPAQVFVGDSQRKQEEASELLKARVEHWARAAYSGLQQLGRGRAPDH; this is encoded by the coding sequence ATGGACAGCCTGAAAGGCTGGCTGCCCATTCGGATCTGGCAGCAGGACGGCCAGTGGTGGGTGGACTGGTGCTGGTTTGGCCAGCAGCCTCTGGAGCAACCGTTCTTTCGCGATGCCGTGGAACAGGCGCTGCGCTTGCCGTTCAACCAGGCCTTGCGTCGGCAAACGCCGCTGCAGGTGCTGTGTGAGTGGCCAGTGGCGGATATTCAACCGGTCGCCTTCATCCACCATGCATCGCGCTGTGGCTCGACCCTGGTGTGCCAGATGCTGGCCTGTCTCGACGCGTTCATCGTCATTTCCGAGGCACCGCCTGTCGACACGCTGCTGCGTGCGAACATGGCACCGGTGCTGCGGCAAGCGGCCTTGCGCGGGCTGCTGGCGGCCTATGGTCAGGCTCGCCGAGGCACCGAGCGGGCGCTGGTGATCAAGCACGATGCCTGGAACATCGGTGAACTGCCGCTGATGCGCGAGGTGTTTCCCCAGGTGCCATGGCTGTTCATCTACCGCGACCCGCTGGAAATCGCCGTGTCGCATCGGCGTGCCCCCGGCATGCACATGGTGCCTGGCATGATTGGTGCCAGTTGCCTGGACGACCCCGCTCATGACCCGGCCTGCCGCGAGGATTTCATCGCCGGGCGGGTGGGGCGCACGCTGGCGCTGGGGCTGGAGCAATGCCGGAAGGCCGGCGGCTGGGCGCTCGACTATCGCGATGTGCTTGAAGCCATGCACGGCCCGCTGGGCGACTTGCTGGGCCTCACGGCGCAGGAACGCGAGACGGCCCGGGCGGCGAGCCGACAGCATGCCAAGCAGCCCGCGCAGGTGTTCGTGGGCGACAGTCAGCGCAAGCAGGAGGAGGCCAGCGAGCTGCTCAAGGCCAGGGTCGAGCATTGGGCGCGGGCGGCCTACAGCGGCCTGCAGCAGCTTGGACGCGGACGGGCTCCTGACCATTAA
- a CDS encoding aspartyl/asparaginyl beta-hydroxylase domain-containing protein, whose product MTDARYRAELPLFSRLPATVDLGLLLQALARIEAAAWKAHFNTGYYEGEWSGVTLLAPANERVELALGTGETVERDAWCRDPRWAKALAYLDLDIRSARLLRLGPGSKIHPHRDYDLDGPEADRRLHIPLVSSDEVDFMLQTHRVPMRAGELWFLDLARPHSVDNWGTAARVHLVLDCRPGDWLERQIQAGLDTTPAPGVGRAARDFATLRSLLHAQPHLCEPLQAITEAEAFVTQLVELGRAQGLSFGAGDVRAAMREGRRSWSQQWTA is encoded by the coding sequence GTGACAGACGCCCGGTATCGGGCCGAGCTGCCGCTGTTCTCCCGCCTGCCTGCGACAGTCGACCTCGGGTTGCTGTTGCAGGCCTTGGCCCGTATCGAGGCAGCGGCCTGGAAGGCGCACTTCAATACGGGCTACTACGAAGGCGAGTGGTCCGGCGTAACGCTTCTGGCCCCCGCCAACGAGCGGGTCGAACTGGCGCTGGGCACGGGTGAAACCGTCGAGCGCGACGCCTGGTGCCGAGATCCGCGCTGGGCCAAGGCACTGGCATACCTCGACCTGGACATTCGCAGCGCCCGACTGCTGCGCCTGGGGCCAGGCAGCAAGATCCACCCGCACCGTGACTACGATCTCGACGGCCCGGAGGCTGACCGCCGCTTGCACATCCCCCTGGTCAGCTCGGATGAGGTGGATTTCATGCTGCAGACCCACCGTGTGCCCATGCGCGCCGGCGAGCTGTGGTTTCTCGACCTGGCCAGGCCACACAGCGTCGATAACTGGGGCACGGCGGCGCGGGTGCACCTGGTGCTCGATTGCCGACCAGGAGACTGGCTGGAGCGACAGATTCAGGCGGGGCTGGACACCACTCCTGCGCCGGGCGTTGGCCGCGCGGCGCGTGACTTCGCTACCTTGCGCTCGCTGCTGCATGCCCAACCCCATCTGTGTGAACCCTTGCAGGCCATCACCGAGGCCGAGGCGTTCGTCACCCAGCTGGTCGAGCTGGGTCGTGCTCAGGGCCTGAGCTTTGGTGCTGGCGATGTGCGCGCAGCCATGCGCGAAGGGCGCAGAAGCTGGAGCCAGCAATGGACAGCCTGA
- a CDS encoding TolC family protein: MSRNRKLFSVSLLALVVSGCAVTSQPIDRSVSEQRAKSDLYEMYKDQEALNGPLTLHQAMARAVKYNLEARLKVMEEALAHRQLDLASYDMLPRMALSAGYAGRSNVSASSSESVQTGTQSLEPSTSQDRNRRVADLTMVWNVLDFGVSYISAKQQGDQRLIVQERRRKVVNTIVQDVRSAYWRAVAAERLLKQIDSLMARVDQARDNSQRMSDQRIGDPVQALSYQRSLIQATRQLEEQRKALSLAKTELATLINLAPGTSFTLATSDDYSIPELKVDLGVLENEALATRPELREQDYQTRISAAETRKAMLRLLPGLEFSAGGHYDSNSFLVNDKWADFGVKVTWNLFNVLSAPAAIDVAKAGEDVAAARRQAMSVAVLAQLYVAKANYQEALRQFKTSQQLANIDGQIVGQLRSRHQAAGIGELELIQGELNTLQADLRRDLAYADLRNAYGQIFASAGLDPLPAQLSSTEVQAIAGALASQESKWAAGDIAAAQSPKAPAAK, from the coding sequence ATGAGTAGGAATAGGAAGTTATTCAGTGTCAGCCTGCTGGCACTGGTCGTCAGCGGTTGTGCAGTCACCAGCCAGCCCATCGACCGTAGCGTCAGCGAGCAGCGCGCCAAGAGCGATCTGTACGAAATGTACAAGGACCAGGAGGCCCTGAACGGCCCGCTGACCCTGCACCAGGCCATGGCCCGTGCGGTGAAGTACAACCTTGAAGCGCGCTTGAAGGTCATGGAAGAGGCCCTGGCGCACCGTCAGCTGGACCTGGCCAGCTACGACATGCTGCCGCGCATGGCGCTGTCGGCCGGCTATGCCGGGCGCAGCAACGTCAGTGCGTCCAGCAGTGAGAGTGTGCAAACCGGCACCCAGTCTCTCGAACCCTCGACCTCGCAGGACCGCAACCGTCGTGTGGCGGACCTGACCATGGTGTGGAACGTCCTCGACTTCGGCGTCAGCTACATCAGTGCCAAACAGCAGGGCGACCAGCGCCTGATCGTCCAGGAACGTCGGCGCAAGGTGGTCAATACCATCGTCCAGGACGTACGTTCTGCCTACTGGCGCGCAGTGGCTGCCGAGCGCCTGCTCAAGCAGATCGACAGCCTCATGGCGCGTGTCGATCAGGCTCGCGACAACAGCCAGCGGATGAGCGACCAGCGCATCGGCGATCCCGTGCAGGCGCTGAGCTACCAGCGCTCGCTGATCCAGGCCACCCGGCAGCTGGAAGAGCAGCGCAAGGCGCTGTCACTGGCCAAGACCGAACTGGCGACCCTGATCAACCTGGCACCGGGTACCTCCTTCACCCTGGCCACCAGCGACGACTATTCGATCCCGGAATTGAAGGTCGACCTGGGTGTGCTGGAAAACGAGGCCTTGGCGACCCGCCCGGAACTGCGCGAGCAGGACTACCAGACCCGCATCAGCGCGGCGGAAACCCGCAAGGCCATGCTGCGCCTGTTGCCTGGCCTGGAGTTCTCGGCCGGCGGCCATTACGACAGCAACTCCTTCCTGGTCAACGACAAGTGGGCAGACTTCGGCGTCAAGGTGACCTGGAACCTGTTCAACGTGCTCTCCGCCCCGGCCGCCATCGACGTGGCCAAGGCCGGTGAAGACGTGGCAGCCGCACGTCGCCAGGCGATGTCGGTGGCGGTGCTGGCCCAGCTCTATGTCGCCAAGGCCAACTATCAGGAAGCCCTGCGCCAGTTCAAGACCAGCCAGCAATTGGCGAACATCGACGGGCAGATCGTCGGCCAACTGCGCAGCCGTCACCAGGCTGCCGGGATTGGCGAGCTGGAGTTGATCCAGGGCGAGCTGAACACCTTGCAGGCCGACCTGCGTCGCGACCTGGCCTATGCCGACCTGCGTAACGCCTACGGGCAGATCTTCGCCAGTGCCGGTCTCGACCCGCTGCCCGCCCAGCTGTCCTCCACCGAAGTGCAGGCCATCGCCGGTGCGCTGGCCAGCCAGGAGTCGAAATGGGCCGCCGGTGACATCGCTGCCGCCCAGTCGCCCAAGGCGCCTGCGGCCAAGTGA